The genomic region aattgtcttgtagctattgacaatggtattactgatgatgatgctagtgaagatattgtgtttgtagcaattaaggaagaagtatcagatgagaaggcactagtatccagaatagataactctgatgattggatcattgatagtggttgttcacatcacatgaccggttatcggagcaaatttctttccctgaaggaatttgatggcggtgttgttagatttggcaatgactcaccctgtatggtaaaaggtaaggtaGTTATTTCTCtgaatgggaagagcagtgttgatgatgtctattgggttgaaggcctaaagcacaatctgttaagtgtggcacaacttaatgacagaggttacccattggagtttagaaatggtatatgcaaaatctttgacaacaaagttgaattgattgcaactggcaaatagaccaaaggtaatctatttcatctcaatcctcaAGTAagaaactgtttgattgcaaaaatagatgatagctggctttggcataggagattttgtcatataaattttgacaatactattaaagtaagcaagtataagacagtaagaggtatgcctcagccagacaaaccggttaatgttctttgtaaagaatgtcaactaggaaagatgacttcttcaactttcaagagcaagtccttctcagtagagcacttgttagatttggttcatatagacctatgtggactaataagaacaagaagcatccaaggtgacagatacttcatcatcttcactgatgattgttcaaggatgatgtgggtcacattcttgaaggataagaatgaagcttttggcaaattcaaggcatttagagccttagctgagaaagacagtggcaaaaagataaaatgtctaagaacagatcaaggcggtgaattcacttctgcagagttcactaaatattttgatgataatggtagcaagcggcagctttctgcaccaagaacaccacagcagaatggtatagaAGAGaaaaacaaccggtcagtggttgaagttgctagaactatgttgatacaaggaggtgtatcaaaaaccttttagaaagaagttgtaagtacaactgtctacacaatgaaccgagttctggtaaaaagaggtaaggacaaaaccccatatgagtattggtatgggagatcacctgatgttagctattttaaaatatttggtagcatatgttttattaaaaaaaggtgactacataagcaagtttgaagctaacagtgatgaaggcatatttcttggctattccaccaagagtaaggcctataaatgcttcaagaaccggacacagaaaattgttgagagtattgatgttcgtgtagatgaatgtcctgaaatatcagaaggaaccagttctgagaagaaggatgaagatccttgcatttttcttttagaaccaGAAACTGTTAAAtcataaaccggtaaagcaaatcctgatgtacttgttcaaccggaacaaataaattcagaggaagatgacaatgaagaagctgaacctgaagagaatgatcatgttattcctaggtatgtgagactgaatcacagtcctgaatagataattggggataaggatgttggagtactaactagaaggagaataaaagagagctcttgcatgatatccacctttaaACCCAGAAATGCTAAagaggcatttgatgatgatcattgggtgaaagctatggaagaggagttggaacaaattcagaagaacaacacttggaccctggtaccccgaccagtaaacaagaatgttataggtactaaatgggtattcagaaacaagttaaataaagatGGTGTTATACTTCACAATAAGGAAAAATTAGTATGCagaggttatgcacaagaagaaggagaagactgtggagaaacttttgcaccagtagcaagactggaaggtgtcaaaacactacttgcatttgcagctcataggaacttcaaagtataccagatggatgtcaagtatgcattcttgaatgggatactggaagaagaggtatatatagagcagcctgatggttatgcattgacagacaaggaagacatggtatgcaaactgcataaagctttgtatggactaaagcaggcacccagagcatggtatgaacaaattcatactcatttgatgaagataagcTTTgttagaaccagtgatgacaacaacatttatctcaagtctgaaggagatgatatacaggccagtgaagtatttgtagatgacattatatttgaaggaaatgatgacatgagtaattgttttgcagatgaaatgaagaatgaatttgagatgtcattagtaggggaaataaaaaatttcataggcttatagatacaatagatgaagaatggtattttcattactcaatccaagtatgcgaaggaggttttgaagattttaggtatgagtgactgtaaaccagttgaaaccccaatggttacaggttgtaaattgtccaaggaagatgcatctaagtctgtagatgaaaaggaattcaggtcaatgattggcaaactacactatgttgttcacagtcgaccatgtattgcccatgcagttggtattgtggctagatttcaaaagaatccaaaggaggcacatctgatggcaactaagagaatctttagatatttgaaaggtattgttgattatggattatggtatccatatggtggagattttgacTTGGAGGCATACATAggtgctgattgggcaagaaatattgatgaccggaagagtactaccggtggagcattctttctaggaggaaggctagtctcatggagtagtaaaaagcagagttggacttcacaatctactgttgaagctgaatatgtagaaacttatatgaattgcacacaagctatgtggatgaggcacattttggaaggtttgaagatgaaaatctcaaaacctataaagatgttgtgtgataatacaagtgcaataaacatttctaaaaatcttgttttgcacgcaaggactaagcacattgaattgaaatatcacttcttgagggaaaaagttcaaagtaaagatgttatcttggagcatgtttctaccaaggagcagcttgcagatatctttaccaaacctctgcctaagacaacttttgagtatcttagaaggcaattgggggttgtccctcttcatgaagtcagttgaacatgatgctgattgcatcagtcccttaATTACTTGTAggatcttatatggattgatgaaggagtggatgtattccacagggggagcatcaagttgcagaatgatgctgatacacagtgagagcagaattacatgttttactttcactttggcattgttgtcaaagggggagaagcattatgtgattgaggagaagaattatgtgtctgacaaggtgaatacttggtaatgtaaaccaagattcctattcactagCGACAGGCTGAAGACAcacaaagcaaggtgaatacttggtaatgtaaaccgggattcctattcaccaatctcagtagcaatcagaggctttgatatttgtattgccatcaatgccaaagggggagattgttggcattttgcatagagattacattaatgatatgttgtcattgatgtcaattgaactggtaaaaggtattcatgttattgctgatattgttgcttttgatattggcttgtaaccggtaagaagagagttgtacaagatgttgtaaccggtgtatgtaaagtttgtgagttgaatcggtgaaccagtgtgaagggttaaaccttgtttgtaaaggttgttggcaaggttgatagaaaacctgttgagtgtgtggttgtccaaccagtgaatggatttgcactttgagtgaaggaaaattgaagcttagaaggatttgatcaagcaaagacagtgctactcaaatagatcaagaaaacctgttgttttctaacaattacagcagaagtaaaatcccttaaccgggtaagctctaacaagcttggttactcattaaatcctctaacaaggtggtccattagcttggattcttaaatcctctagcgaggttactcctaacagggtattgtgcttctaacaaggcatatttgtaaatcccttaaccaggtgattcctaaccggaattagttctttacctatttgggttttccatgtataaacatttgtgtcaagtggtgaatgcttttgtggctgtgatcttatttgttgatttgattaacttttgataaggcatgttaagtataagcattgagagatgaatatgttgagttatgattaagcattgttgatgtttacaagattgaaggtgtttactgttaaagttgtcataacaattaaaccggttaatgtcaagtattcctatgaacattgatcttgactgagatatgtttactttgtttgactaagtttgagtttgggaactttgtatcagtttttcagtatactgattcacccctctcagtattttgtcggatacttattctttcatcatatcatcaccacACTATTGTTATCCAAGACcacaattttttagagattttcctCCATCTTCTTATACGCCTCTGCTCAACCTGTCTTCAGTTTAAGAAAGTTGCAAATATTCCTCACATAAAAATTCTGAGTAACATCCTTTTTGGGTGTCTTttatcctccaacgaggttactcctaacaagttattgtgcttctaacaaggcatatttgtaaatctcttaaccgggtgattcctaaccggaattagttcttaacaggacttattgtaaagctctaacaagctttggctcctaacagaatgaacttcgaaagagttcGGATAGCtattcttgtgagtcccatctcaccgtggtttttacctatttgggtttcccacgtataaacatttgtgtcaagtggtgaatgtttttgtcgctgtgatcttatttgttgatttaattaacttCTAATAAGACATGTTAAGTATGCTTatgtatttgttgatttgattaacttttgataaggtatgttaagtataagcattgagagatgaatatgttgagttatgattaagcattgttgatctttacaagattgaaggtgtttactgttaaagttgtcataacagttaaaccggttaatgtcaagtatttcTATGAacattgatcttgactgagatatgtttactttgtttgagtgagtttgagtttggaaactttgtatcagtttttcaatataccgattcaccccctctcagtattttgtcggtctttcatcataccatcacactgTTGTTATCCAAGACCACAGTTTTTGACAATAGTTTTTAAAAGATTTTCCACCATCTTATACGTCTATACTCAACCTGTCTTCAGTTTAAGAAAGTTACAATTCCCCTAAATATTTCCTCACATAAAAATTCTGAGTAACATCTTTTTTGGGTATCTTCTTATTCATTTGTGCTATACCCATTATTATCATTAGGTATAATACCCTTTGTTATCATTAAAGAGATTGGGTAGTAATATACCACAACATTCTGCGCAAAATCGGGGTAATAATATACCACAACATTCTGCGCAAAATCGAGGCACGCACAACTATCACAGAACATGCCACGCACCACAAGTATAACCCACATGCCATGCCTTCAACCAAAGGCATAGAACTTTTTATTTACAAATTCATTtcccgaaaaaaaaaaaaaaaaagcaccaCAAGTATAACCCACATGCCTTGCCTTCAACCAAAGGCATAGAACTTTTTATTTACAAATTCAtttccccaaaaaaaaaaaaaaaaaaaaagcaccaCAAGTATAACCCACATGCCTTGCCTTCAACCAAAGGCATAGAACTTTTTGTTtacaaattcataaaaaataaaaaataaaaaaataaaaatatatatatatatatatttataattttttatatctaAAACAATATTGTATGAAGATCAATAGTACAATTTATCATAAGATGATAGATAACACAATAATATTATACTTTAATATTTTCTATtaagaaatttaaattattttataaatatgaaaaatatttaaatataaaaactatttgatttggtaaTCCTCATAGTAATAGATGCTCGCACTAAGTGGCCCTAATCTGAGTTTGCTGTTAAAGGATGTGGTTTTCATTGTAAAGAAATAAACTATTTGATTTGGTAATCCTCATACTAATAGATGCTCGCACTAAGTGGCCCTAATCTCACTAAGTGGCCCTAAAAAAATAGTTCACTAAGTGGCCCTAATCTCACTAAGTGGCCCTAAAAAAATAGTTAAATATAaaaactatttgatttggtaaTCCTCATAGTAATAGATGCTCGCACTAAGTGGCCCTAATCTGAGTTTGCTGTTAAAGGATGTGGTTTTCATTGTAAAGAAATAGTAATAGATGCTCGCACTAAGTGGCCCTAAAAAAATAGTTAAATATAaaaactatttgatttggtaaTCCTCATAGTAATAGATGCTCGCACTAAGTGGCCCTAATCTGAGTTTGCTGTTAAAGGATGTGGTTTTCTTTAAACTATTTGATTTGGTAATCCTCATAGTAATAGATGCTCGCACTAAGTGGCCCTAATCTGAGTTAGTAATAGATGCTCGCACTAAGTGGCCCTAATCTGAGTTTGCTATTAAAGGATGTGGTTTTCATTGTAAAGAAATATTGGCTGTCTTGTTTCAGCAATTTATGAACTTTATATAaaaactatttgatttgataatccTCATAGTAATAGATGCTCACACTAAGTGGCCCTAATCTGAGTTTGCTGTTAAAGGATGTGGTTTTCATTGTAAAGAAATAAATATTGGCCGTCTTGTTTCAGCAATTTATGAACTTTATATAaaaactatttgatttggtaaTCCTCATAGTAATAGATGCTTGCACTTAGATTTGTGGCTTTCATTGTAAAGAAATATTGGCTGTCTTGTTTCAGCAATTTATGAACTTTATAATTAAAGTCTTGTTCCAGCAATTTATGAAATTTATATAaaaactatttgatttggtaaTCCTCATAGTAATAGATGCTTGCACTCAGATTTGTGGCTTTCATTGTAAAGAAATATTGGCTGTCTTGTTTCAGCAATTTATGAACTTTATAATTAAAGAATCATTGCAATTGTTTCTGAAATAGTTATGTAGACTATAGGGTAGATACAGAAATTGGGTAAAATATATTAGGATTTGGGTAAAATATATTAGGATTTGGATATTATTATGAAAGATTTTTTTAAGTATAAATAAAAAAGGATGTTTATAGATTTGTCTTGCAGATTTTCTTATAAAGTTTTCCATTTGAGAATTAAAGAAAGGGAATAATTAGCATCTAAACTATGACTGGTTCGAATCCCCTATGATCCTGTAATCCGGATGAAGACATCGATCAAATGACTTCATTCTGAGTAGATGACTTCATTCTGAGCTTATCTACGGAATTTGTCTCCTCAAGATTGTCTTGTAATTGTTATGGCCTTGAACCCCAAACTTATTCTAATTCTATGATCCTATAATCCGGACGAAGACATCGATCAAATGACTTCATTCTGAGTAGATGGAGAAAGAACTACCCACCTATGGGTGAACAATGGGTTCTCCATCTCTGCAGAGCTGCATCTAGATATGTAAGTAAATGGTTCAACTCTGctgcttatgatgattatgaacTCCATTGCCGTTGGATCTACCTATGCCTTCGCTAGCGCTGATTCAACTGAAACTGGAACCGCTCGAAGTCTCTGTCTACGCTGCTACTGATTAAGACCCGGCCGATTACGAAGATGCTGAGTCAAAAAGGTATACTGCCTTTAGCCTTCGCTGCGGATGCTTTTCTCCAGGATAAACTTACGGATCTGCATTTGGATAGGGGCCTGCGCCAGAACTGCCGGTTCTGGGTCAACATCAATTGGTAGTGAAACTGCTAGTGATGTTTCCATCCTATAATCCAGACGAAGACATCGATCAAATGACTTCATTCTGAGTAGATGACTTCATTCTGAGCTTATCTACGGAATTTGTCTCCTCAAGATTGTCTTGTAATTGTTATGGACTATGAACCCCAAACTTATTCTAATTCTATGATcaagttttcaaaattttaaacCACATCTCATTTTCCTAAAATATGATAAAGTTAATACCACTGCAATCCTCCATAATTCTTTACAattcagaaaaaaaaaacattaaagaaaatcaTTAAAGGATCCTAACTATATCAAAAATTTGTAAAACGTTCCTTCCTTTCTCTTTCTACCTCTCACATTTCAAACTCTCGGCGGCAGGAACATGACGTATGCGTCTCTTGTTTACAGCTCATGAAGACTCGTCTTGTGCAGTTGGCTACTCATCCAAAACAAAGTCAATAAAGGAAATAAGACATGCCCCAGCAAACCAAAAGAGCGAAAAGTCTCCTAGTAAATTTGAAAAGGAAATACCCGTGCAGTTGGCTACTCATCCAAAACAAAGTCAATAAAGGAAATGAGACATGCCCGTGCAAAAGTGAACGCTAAATTTGAAAAGGAAATACCCCTTCATCCTAATACCTATAGGAAAATTTCTTTCATAATGATGACTAGCGATAATCGAGCAAACTATCCGATCCGACTCTAATTGTAATGTACCCAACAGATAAGACAAAGGTGCAAGAGTCTAGATCTAACCCCAACAAACAACACCAGGTGCAAAAGTCTTTGGTGAATTTGACAGAAAAAATGCCCTTTGATCTTAGTATCTAAAAGCTACATACTTTATACATTGTCTCAATCAGGAAAAAGAAGGTAGACataaaaatgtagacatctaaaaattctTGGTAATTTTAAGATAAGTATACCCTTTTGATCGTGGTATCTAAGCCATAGAACACTTGCAAGCTAAATCCAAGGATAAATTATATGGGTAtttaccaaacaaaaaaaaaacattttgagaTATTTACTCTAACCTTATTAAACAAAAAATTGAAGACAGTTTTAagatatttaatttttgttttataaCAAAATTGTGGAATAAATCCTATATTGCCAAACCATCACTCCAAAGGATAAAAATTTACACAAAACCTTCTTTTATTCATAAGAATTGAAGAACATGCTACTAATTTCAATGTCAATAAAAATGCAAATAGCCCACATATTCTATGTGCGTATCATCCCATGATTCTCATCCATGTCTTTCAATTTGAATATGTGTTCAAGAGATAATTTTGGACTTTACAGCAACTTACAGTCTATTCTGACTTATGTGCCTGTCAAAGGCTTTTACTCTGATTTTTTCTGCTTCTGAGCAGTAGAAGGTTGAGGTTGAGTTTGAGGTTGATGTTGTGGTTTATCTTCAGCCACTTTTGCTttatattcagtcctttcttgaaaATACCTCTCAAAAGCACGTGGCAAGAATCTAGGAATCAGAAAGCAAAATAGATTAATGGTAAAATACAATAGATTTGCAATAGCCAGCCCTCGCCCAAACCAAAGCCATGCCACATCCTGCATTCAAAATAAAATTAAGCCCAACATTAGGACAATAGGCAAATCTTTTTATTTTCAAACACTTAATAAACTAAATGGATACACCAAAACAGATATTATCTTTCTATAAAAGGTAAATATTATTTTGTACCAAGCTCTAATTTGGTGTATATGACCCTCTTATGGAAAAGCTCAAATAGATTATTTTTACCTTATACTTTATGTACTGTTCTAACTCTACCTCTAGAAATGATCTTCAAAAAGTAAAAGCTACTAAGAACCTCCTAGAAGAAAACTTAGTTGTTTTTAGTATAACCTTAAGAACAGGTTAGATACATCATCACATATCCTATTTCTACAAGTAGATAAACTGGCCATAGTGTTCCATGTCCAACCAAACCGTTGACACTCTAGGCTTGTGggaaaagaaaatttaaatttgcCCAACTGCCAAACAAAACTATATCTAAAGTTGCCATAGTTACAATTCTCAGACACAGCAGGCTGATTACACTCAAACTCGGCAAATACTAGGTAAATTGAAAAAAccttgaaatagagaataaatgaaCTTTAAAGACATAATAAATTTATCAAATGGACACTAGTTTGAAAGAAGTGTATATCAATCAAGAGAGTACAAAAGTGGTTTTGAGTTGAATGAAACAACATTTTTAAGTGTATCAACATCCTTAGGTGTTTTAGATATACAAAACTTATGGATTATCCATGGCATCAAAAGCAATTAATCACATCACGGAGTCATGAACTATGGTAGAGGAGCCTGTATCAACCAGGCCAGCATAACTAGCTCCATGCAGAGTCCTATACTCATATCTCAAATAAGCCTAAAATGTTGCTACAACCATAGGAGCATTACTTGGGATTGCAATGACTCAGCAAACCAAAAGTATCAGTGTAATTCAATTACTTAGGATTTAATtgggaaaaagttgaaaaaataaGAACAATGTTGTTTTTCTATtaaaatgattttaatttttttttcttttcctgtaAAGTGGATAAATGCGAGAGGGGGGAACAAGGAAGATGAGGAATACCCCAAAGCATAACAAGCAAAGAGACCCACAATATACCTGTAAAGGACACGGACATCTTTTAACTGATGAATTTTCAGCTTCTAAAGCATTTTTTTAACTGCAAAACTTTATCTTGGTAGAGTGCAATCAAACTCAAGATACATAGGTGTGATGGTGTGTCCTAGCTATGATCTAACAATGTTACTGCTAGATGACAGTTCAACCGTTCATTCCACAGCCATTGGACCACTAAAAAAAAGGTGGTGTCCCAAAGAATTCTCCCTATGCGGTGGAGTAGGTGAGCGGTCTTCACTGTCAACCATTTGGGCTTGCAGCCAGGAGAGCACTCAAATGATTATCATAACGAGGGAAGTATTGGAAATGCAATTTTCATTGGTTCACCAATAAAACAGATGacattttttcttttcaacaaaaatGTTAAAAGAATTTACCTGTATCCGAGGATTCTCTGGGACTTTGCTTTTGTTGAAAGTGGCATAGCTCCAATCCAAGATAGCAAACAGTCTCCTCCCAGTATACAATAGGGGCGCCAGAGCCCTCACTGGGGGCGAAAATATGGACATTCCAGAAATAATATTCTCACTCAGAATCTGAAATGATAGCAAAAAGAGATGTGGAGTTGCAGATTTCACTGCTGCCTGATCCCCTCTGGCAAAACCACCCAGAATGTAAGCTAATGGCAGAAAAAGCCCTACAGTGGTGCCTATTATAACATAGAGCTGAAACATGCGGCTGCCGTGAAAAACCTCTATGGACGATCCCCTGCCAGGCTTTCTGTAAAACAGGAATAATTAATTTTCAGAGAAGCATGGTCatacaaaaaaaaaacttgaaatattaaaaaaaaaccagTGTCAGTGATATTAAAACTAGATGCCTTAGATTAATATCAGGTTGGAATTCTGATTGCCTCTGTCAATATCACAACAATGGTAAAGTATAGATGCAAAACATTTGCCAAAGCTCTTCTGGATAGCTGAGGTAGTTTAATACAAATGTTTCATAACAGCTTAAGTTGAGGTAGCTTAGTACAAATGTTCCATTACAGCTTCAACTCAGGCTATCCAAAAAAAGCTTTGGAAATGGAGCAGTCAACAACATTGGATTTTTGCTTTTGTTGACAATGTTAAAACCAACAAAGTAGGGATCTCCTATTTTGTTTTCTCAACTGCTCCACTTATTACAGTGAATTAAATGATAAAATTTTagacaaaaaggaaaaaaaacacaGAGAGATAACAACTTTGAAGCAAAGCAGAAAAAATGTTATAATCGATATCAAGACTAGCGTAATTGAGAACTTGCAAAGCAAATATCAGAAAAGGTAATAGCTAAGGAAAAAGGAAGACATTGGAATTATATGATAAAAGTTCAGAAGCAAAGGAAAAAAGCAGCTGGACAAAGATAGCAACtttaaagaaaagaagaaaaaatgttATAATTGATATCAAGACTACGTATCTTTTAGAGAACTCACAAAGCAAATATCAAAAATAGTATGAGCTaagaaagaagaagacattatAGGTCATATATTTGGAAAACATCAAAGCTAACAACCGTcaatgaaaagaagaaaaaggggTGACATTAAGAATAAATGATAGAGATTAGGGTGGCATAtatgtttcaaatgcaaagaagatGAAAAACCATAATTGTGCAGATACAGACAATTCAAAGCAAAAGCTAATCAATGTTAAGTTTAGCATGGTTATGCATAGATACAAACTTCAAAAGTGCAATTTGATGGGGGCTCCAGCAGTTGTGATAATGATTGAATAGTTAACGACTGAATTTGATGAGAACTTCAAAGCTAATGTTACAAAAGCTTCCCTGATTGTTAAAATGGCTTATCAAGTTATTTGAAAACATTAAACTAAATTTCTAGTTTCACTAGATATGTAACACAAGTTAAGAACATTAAACTAAATTTCTAGTTTCACTAGATATGTAACACAAGTTAAGAAGACAAAAGAAAACAAGCTGCACCCTGATAGAGCAACCCACCGTGTAGTCCTTGAAATTCCTTAACATGTATCAaaaggttcgagtcctagctgatTCATCAAAGTAACATTATATCAAAGCAAAGATTAACAGCCCAAACCAAACATGGGTGCTCAATTCAGCGGTTTTGGAGGAACAATTTAAGCTCTAAACCCCAAGGCATGAGTTGCTCAATGGTGGATCACTTAATGTGTTTTTAGATCTGCTAGAGAGCAACCTAGCATTGCTCTCATGCCAACCAATCATTGAAAGTCGAAAGTTTGAGACCTAACTGATCCACAAAAAAATGTATCAAAACAAAGATAAGGGTCCAAACCAAACATGGGTGGCTCAAATCAGGGATTTTGGAGGAACAATTTAAGCTCCAAACCCTCGAGGAATGAGTTGTTCTATCAAAGAGAAATACATCTATGGAAAGAAAAATTCTTAAAACCAAAGAAAAACACCAAAATAGAATCAAACCCAGCATAAGAAACAAAATGCGGATAGTTGATATTAACATAGTTTAAGTatgtaaacataaaaaaaaatcaaaaggaaaaaatgggtaaaaaatttaaaaacagtGCATCTTTGATATTAAGACTAGCATAGCTGAACATAGTTGTGGAGAATCATACTTAGAAAATtagtttcaatattttttttaaagataatttAATATTCTCCATTAGCTCCTTGCTAAAACACAAAAAGGTAATCCTGAATCTTGAGTTTTCATCCATAGAACACAGAGGAACTATGAAGA from Cryptomeria japonica chromosome 3, Sugi_1.0, whole genome shotgun sequence harbors:
- the LOC131032670 gene encoding uncharacterized protein LOC131032670 isoform X1, translated to MSGLTLAVAPRLEDGSTEDKKEKPEQNSVIGGVMGSLRVIELQLVAFILVFSASGLVSLFDIGFPVFLSLYLLALSRWAFPGYRKPGRGSSIEVFHGSRMFQLYVIIGTTVGLFLPLAYILGGFARGDQAAVKSATPHLFLLSFQILSENIISGMSIFSPPVRALAPLLYTGRRLFAILDWSYATFNKSKVPENPRIQDVAWLWFGRGLAIANLLYFTINLFCFLIPRFLPRAFERYFQERTEYKAKVAEDKPQHQPQTQPQPSTAQKQKKSE
- the LOC131032670 gene encoding uncharacterized protein LOC131032670 isoform X2; its protein translation is MSGLTLAVAPRLEDGSTEDKKEKPEQNSVIGGVMGSLRVIELQLVAFILVFSASGLVSLFDIGFPVFLSLYLLALSRWAFPGYRKPGRGSSIEVFHGSRMFQLYVIIGTTVGLFLPLAYILGGFARGDQAAVKSATPHLFLLSFQILSENIISGMSIFSPPVRALAPLLYTGRRLFAILDWSYATFNKSKVPENPRIQVYCGSLCLLCFGVFLIFLVPPSRIYPLYRKRKKN